One stretch of Arachis duranensis cultivar V14167 chromosome 1, aradu.V14167.gnm2.J7QH, whole genome shotgun sequence DNA includes these proteins:
- the LOC107463987 gene encoding FCS-Like Zinc finger 15 yields MVGLSVVLEAQKSVGSSSTTKKQIPQVINKTTMMLTTTTTNNDTPSSSSLSPSSSSQNSFAFQGPTATTFLEQCFLCRKRLLPGNDIYMYKGDRAFCSVDCRCKQIFIDEEEAVTKSKCSSSSSSSTSPHNHHRRATTTNRPPRHGAGGAFAY; encoded by the exons ATGGTGGGTCTGAGTGTAGTGTTGGAAGCGCAGAAAAGTGTTGGTAGTAGTAGCACCACCAAGAAGCAGATTCCTCAAGTCATTAATAAAACCACCATGATgctcaccaccaccaccacaaacAACGAcactccttcttcttcctccctttctccgtcttcttcttctcagaACTCTTTTGCGTTTCAGGGACCCACAGCCACTACTTTTCTAGAACAATGCTTTCTGTGCAGGAAGAGGCTCTTGCCTGGCAATGACATCTACATGTACAA AGGTGACAGGGCTTTCTGTAGCGTGGATTGCAGGTGCAAGCAGATTTTCATCGACGAGGAAGAGGCTGTTACCAAATCCAAatgttcctcttcttcttcttcttcaacctctCCTCATAATCATCACCGCAGAGCAACCACCACAAACAGACCTCCTCGGCATGGTGCTGGTGGCGCTTTTGCATACTGA